The proteins below come from a single Acidobacteriota bacterium genomic window:
- a CDS encoding diguanylate cyclase, whose translation MTVCLSRGQKVWLAMASACVCLALVVSLAWRPSSSLTTAGDLIQSLLLSSLLVAVAINMRVGERPERIFWLFMSIGTGLWLSSQLLWTYFEVILRKEVPNPFIGDVAIVLHLVPIVAALAIRPDREGQRSQLRSLDFVLLFSWWLYLYLFFVIPWQYVIPDAHTYGINFDVLYFAGHVVVLFAAADAWRNGVGMWRAIYGRIFLASLVYATASIAASVAIDYGVYYTGCLYDIPLLFSIVLFTRMALLGSHTRSTASPTGTPAGHGQPRVTALAILAAMSLPILAAWGVFLSDAPDRIRQYRLGLTLAMIVFIGALRSIKQYTADKELAHANAELQEASVTDALTGVRNRRFLTTTIDKDVQQALRFYSSGDTMNRNRDLIFYLIDVDHFKFVNDRFGHQQGDVLLVQVAARISSAIRYSDVLIRWGGEEFLVVSRFTDRENAEILAKRVLEAIGGENFQLTSEGIRRTCSIGWAVFPWSPEEPEGVSCQEVLRLADQALYQAKNAGRNTAIGLLSMPAVCHSEKRGQVSGNQPGEETQARVVATKGPENLLPHDGKH comes from the coding sequence GTGACAGTGTGTCTTTCCAGAGGCCAGAAAGTATGGCTGGCGATGGCTTCCGCATGCGTGTGTCTTGCGCTAGTCGTGTCTCTGGCGTGGCGGCCTTCTTCCTCTCTCACCACAGCTGGAGACTTGATTCAATCCTTGCTGCTGTCTTCTCTCCTGGTCGCTGTTGCGATCAATATGCGTGTGGGCGAGCGTCCTGAGCGTATCTTCTGGCTGTTCATGTCGATCGGTACAGGGTTATGGCTTTCTTCCCAGTTGCTGTGGACATATTTCGAAGTGATTCTAAGAAAGGAAGTGCCAAATCCATTTATCGGGGATGTGGCGATCGTCTTGCACTTGGTCCCGATCGTCGCGGCGCTCGCGATACGTCCTGACAGGGAAGGACAGAGATCGCAACTCCGATCACTCGATTTCGTCCTCCTCTTTAGTTGGTGGCTATACCTCTATCTTTTCTTTGTCATCCCGTGGCAGTACGTAATTCCCGATGCCCACACCTACGGCATCAACTTCGATGTGCTGTATTTTGCGGGGCATGTTGTCGTACTTTTCGCAGCCGCTGATGCCTGGCGAAACGGCGTGGGAATGTGGCGCGCAATATATGGACGAATCTTCCTGGCATCCCTCGTGTACGCGACTGCCTCGATTGCTGCCAGTGTGGCGATTGACTATGGCGTGTACTACACAGGTTGCCTCTACGACATTCCTCTGCTCTTTTCTATCGTGTTATTTACGCGGATGGCTCTGCTCGGCAGTCATACGAGATCCACGGCGAGCCCGACAGGCACGCCCGCTGGACATGGACAACCCCGGGTGACAGCCCTCGCCATTCTGGCTGCGATGAGTCTTCCGATCCTGGCGGCCTGGGGAGTTTTTCTCAGCGACGCGCCGGATAGAATTCGGCAATACCGACTTGGCTTGACGCTCGCGATGATCGTCTTCATCGGAGCATTGCGATCCATAAAACAGTACACGGCGGACAAGGAACTCGCGCACGCCAACGCGGAACTGCAGGAAGCCTCGGTGACAGACGCGCTGACGGGAGTGCGCAATCGCCGTTTCCTGACAACGACAATCGACAAGGACGTGCAGCAAGCTCTTCGCTTCTATTCGAGCGGTGACACGATGAATCGCAACCGCGATTTGATCTTTTATCTCATCGACGTCGATCATTTTAAATTCGTGAACGACCGATTCGGACATCAACAGGGAGATGTTCTCCTGGTGCAGGTTGCGGCAAGAATCAGCTCCGCGATTCGATATTCCGATGTCTTGATCCGATGGGGCGGCGAAGAATTTCTGGTCGTCTCGCGATTCACTGATCGGGAGAATGCTGAGATTCTGGCCAAGCGAGTCCTGGAAGCAATCGGAGGCGAAAATTTTCAGCTCACTTCCGAAGGAATACGCCGAACCTGCTCGATTGGATGGGCAGTGTTTCCGTGGTCGCCCGAAGAACCGGAAGGCGTTTCATGCCAGGAGGTTCTCCGCCTGGCAGATCAAGCTCTCTATCAGGCAAAAAATGCTGGCCGCAACACGGCAATAGGGCTGCTTTCGATGCCTGCGGTGTGCCATTCTGAAAAGAGGGGTCAAGTCTCCGGTAACCAGCCTGGCGAGGAGACTCAGGCCAGAGTGGTTGCCACAAAGGGGCCTGAGAACTTGCTGCCGCACGATGGTAAGCACTGA
- a CDS encoding cupin domain-containing protein, translated as MKSTSIQRAVTAVVVVVGLSSAFSQSSQSNAVPGPETKAKPLLLEKDQGELRTRRVHTDSSRPASSQFMLKVSPKNNGSQHLVAGTEELAPGAAIPKHRHLDQDEILLIQTGKAHVWLGDEESDLHAGGLVFIPAQTWVSAKNTGTEPISLMFIFSAPGFEDTMRCNSVPAGETPTPITPEQQRDCAHLGHAENASMQEKPAK; from the coding sequence GTGAAATCAACATCAATACAGCGTGCGGTTACGGCGGTCGTAGTAGTGGTCGGGCTGTCCAGTGCGTTCTCTCAATCGAGTCAATCCAACGCAGTTCCAGGCCCAGAGACCAAGGCTAAGCCGCTTCTGTTGGAAAAGGACCAAGGCGAACTGCGAACTCGCCGCGTTCACACTGACTCCAGCCGCCCGGCTTCCTCTCAGTTCATGCTGAAAGTGAGTCCCAAAAACAACGGTTCTCAGCATCTTGTCGCGGGCACCGAGGAACTTGCGCCCGGAGCCGCGATACCGAAGCACAGGCACTTGGATCAGGATGAAATCCTGCTGATTCAAACCGGCAAGGCTCACGTTTGGCTCGGCGACGAGGAGAGCGATCTCCATGCGGGGGGATTGGTTTTTATTCCGGCTCAAACCTGGGTCAGTGCAAAGAACACGGGCACCGAGCCGATCAGCCTGATGTTCATCTTCTCTGCGCCGGGGTTCGAGGATACGATGCGCTGCAATTCTGTCCCCGCCGGTGAAACCCCCACCCCGATCACTCCGGAACAGCAAAGGGACTGTGCCCATCTGGGGCATGCGGAAAATGCCAGTATGCAAGAAAAGCCAGCTAAATGA
- a CDS encoding ROK family protein — protein sequence MKDFSIGVDLGGTNLRIAAVDVDGHLVEKVTLGTKVSLGRDHVLNDMCEAIQHLSGKYKNSSALLGIGIGVPGIIDMETGLLRESPNLPGWADYPVRAEIERRLNTRVILENDANVAAFGEKWLGAAKEYDDMAMLTLGTGVGGGLVMENKIWHGMNGMAGEFGHTTVEPEGHPCGCGNRGCLEQYASATAIVRMAREAIAQNESCTLARAAHTDAEFSAKSIFNLALQGDDDAKRIYRRVGRALGIVLSTLVNSLNLPIYVVGGGVASGWEAFAPAVFEELRQRCMVYAATAPADALALSGGASSHVDPGPGRKTIITRALLGSDAGLFGAARLPMIAEAKR from the coding sequence ATGAAAGATTTTTCGATCGGAGTCGACCTGGGCGGCACCAACCTGCGGATTGCTGCAGTCGATGTGGATGGCCACCTGGTAGAGAAGGTCACGCTCGGCACAAAAGTTTCACTCGGCCGCGATCATGTCCTGAACGATATGTGTGAGGCCATCCAGCATTTGTCCGGCAAGTACAAGAATTCGTCTGCCCTGCTCGGCATCGGCATCGGCGTGCCCGGCATTATCGACATGGAAACTGGTCTCCTTCGCGAATCTCCCAACCTTCCGGGCTGGGCCGACTACCCCGTACGCGCCGAGATCGAGCGCCGCCTCAACACCAGGGTGATTTTGGAGAACGACGCCAACGTTGCCGCATTCGGCGAGAAATGGCTGGGCGCCGCCAAAGAATATGACGACATGGCAATGCTGACACTCGGTACTGGAGTAGGCGGCGGCCTGGTGATGGAAAACAAGATCTGGCATGGCATGAACGGCATGGCGGGCGAGTTTGGACACACCACCGTCGAGCCCGAGGGGCATCCCTGCGGCTGCGGGAATCGCGGCTGCCTCGAGCAGTATGCTTCCGCCACCGCGATCGTGCGCATGGCACGGGAAGCCATCGCCCAGAACGAATCCTGCACGCTGGCACGCGCTGCGCACACCGATGCGGAGTTCAGCGCGAAATCCATTTTTAATCTCGCCCTGCAAGGCGATGACGACGCAAAACGCATTTACCGCCGCGTGGGACGTGCTCTGGGCATCGTCCTTTCCACCCTCGTCAATTCCCTCAACCTCCCGATTTATGTGGTGGGAGGCGGAGTGGCCAGCGGGTGGGAGGCCTTTGCACCCGCCGTCTTCGAGGAACTTCGGCAGCGCTGCATGGTCTATGCGGCCACTGCACCCGCCGACGCTCTGGCACTAAGTGGAGGAGCCTCCTCGCATGTCGATCCCGGCCCCGGCCGGAAGACAATCATCACGCGAGCCTTGCTGGGAAGCGATGCAGGATTATTCGGCGCCGCCCGCCTGCCGATGATCGCGGAAGCAAAACGCTAG